Genomic DNA from Hyphomicrobiales bacterium 4NK60-0047b:
TTTTTACGTGTAGAGGTGGCTGACCTTGAAGCCTATAAATTTTTTCACACAGAAGTTCTCGGCACTGTGCCACAAGTGAGTAGCATCACCTCTTATATCTGCATGGCATCGGCGAAAGATGAGCGAGGCTGAAGTTGTTATTACATTGCAGCCTCTAGAAATTATTTTCGCAATAATCTGATAATTACTAGCTTTAAGGAAAGAGCGGCAATTGCTCTAAGCCTGTTTGCTCATCAATGCCAAAAGCTAAATTAAAGTTTTGCAAAGCTTGGCCTGCTGAGCCCTTCACCAGATTATCAATGGTTGAAATGACAATGAGTTGGTTTTCCACTCGCCCTTCAAACAAACCTATGAGGCAATGGTTTGAACCTCTGACATGCTGTGTGCCTGGGGTAACCCCCTCTGGTGCAAGATGAATGAAGGCCTCGTCTTTGTAAGCCGCTTCCATTGCGTCCCTAGCATCAGAAATTGTTTGCCCTTCTTTTAAGGTGAGGTAGCAGGTAATCAGTTCGCCTCTGCTCATTGGCACAAGGTGCGGGGTGAACGTGACTTGAAGATCGCTCAACCCGGCAGCTTTGTTGATCTCTTGCTCGATTTCAGGTGTGTGGCGATGATTGCCAATGGCGTATGGGCTAAAGCCTTCGCCGGCTTCACAAAAGAGTGTGTTTTGCTTTAAACCACGCCCTGCCCCCGAGACACCGGAGACCGCGTTTAAAATCATGTTGTCAGTTTTAACGATTTCTGATTTTACCAATGGCAACATCGCCATTAGAACAGCGGTAGGATAACAGCCAGGGCACGCTATGATCCTTGCGTTTTTAATGTCGTCTCTATTGTGCTCCGTTAAACCATAAGCGACTTCTTTATAGAGCTCCTCATGATCATGAGAGCGGCCATACCATTCGCTATAGATTTTCGTATCCCTAAGGCGAAAATCAGCAGACATATCAATGACTTTAACGTTTTTAGACAGCGTTGAAATGATGTCTTGCGCCGTGCCATGTGGAAGCCCGCAAATAGCGGCATCGACTTCATTCCAATTGATGTCATCTGACTTCACCATGTCTGGCAAGCCTGCCATACGAAGATGCGGAAATACATCTGCAACTGGCTTTCCTGCATGCGTATTAGCGACTAAACCTGTTAGCTCAATATTTTCATGCGGCACAGCCAATCGCATAAAGTCGCCGCCTGTATAACCAGAAGCGCCAATGATAACTGTGCGAATTTTTTGAGCTGTCATGATCTTAATCTCTTCTTGAATATAAACTTTGCTGTCCTGTTTAGTATGTGAAACTGATTTGGACAATATAAAAACTGAGCAATAAAAAAGGGCCTTGCAATTTGCAAAGCCCTTTTTGAAATATCGAGTTTCGAAAAAACTTAACGTTTCGAGAACTGGAAGCTACGACGGGCTTTTGCTCTACCGTATTTCTTACGTTCAACAACGCGGCTATCACGTGTTAGGAAGCCACCTTTTTTCAGAACTGGTCGAAGAGCTGGCTCATAATTTGTTAGTGCTTTTGAAATGCCGTGACGAATTGCACCAGCTTGGCCTGAAAGACCACCACCGTGAACAGTCGCCACAATATCAAACTGAGTTTCGCGATCAGCAGCTTTTAAAGGCTGACGGATGATCATTTGCAAAACAGGGCGTGCGAAATATTCAGTATCAATCTTTTTATTGATAATGATTTTACCGCTACCAGGCTTTACCCAAACACGCGCAACGGCGTCTTTTCTTTTGCCAGTTGCATAAGCACGGCCTTGAGCATCTAGTTTTTGAACATAGACAGGAGCATCAGATACGACTGCTTCTTCGCTGTTACCACCTAGTTCTTCCAGTGATTTAATTTCTTCAGCCATCTAGATTAGCCCTTCCGATTGTTTTTATCATTCATGGCGCCAACATCCAACGGTTGTGGATCTTGTGCTTCGTGAGTGTGCTCACCGCCAGTGAAGATACGTAGATTTGTCAGTTGCTTACGAGATAGAGGCCCACCAGGCATCATACGCTCAACAGCTTTTTGAAGAACACGCTCAGGAAAGCGGCCATCTAAAATTTGATGAGCTTTACGAGACTTGATGCCACCTGGGTGACCTGTGTGCCAGTAATATGTTTTGTTTTCGCGTTTTTTGCCTGTTAGAACAACTTTATCCGCATTGATAACTACGATGTTATCGCCACAATCCATGTTTGGTGTGAAAGTTGCCAAGTGCTTACCGCGCAAACGGTAGGCAATAATAGATGCGAGCCGGCCAAGTACTAGGCCTTCCGCGTCGATCAAAACCCATTTTTTCTCAATAGTTGAGGGGGTTGCATTAAAGGTTTTCATTTTATTTTTCCTATTGCACATAAAGAAGTGCGCAAAATTAAAGACTGCCAAACATACACGGGACCATAATTTGTATGCCACCGTGTAGAGATTTATATTTTGATGCTCTAAATTTTAGCCGATTTAAAACAAAAGGCGCCAAGAACACTTAGCGCCGAAATTCGATAGCGCTTTTTAGACAATGCGAGTCCTTGTGTCAACAAGTAATTATTTCATCATACATTACAACAACTTAACTCTGTGGTAAAATAACACCTTACGCAAATTTCATACGTTGAAAATCTATTGCTTCCTTGGCCTTTCTCTCTTTAAAAGGCGTAATTCATACTTTTTACTGACTTCTCATCACTTAAGGCTTGCCTTTCAACTGATAGATTGCTGCTATGTTTTTAAAAAATCAATCGGGAGGGATCACTGATGACCGAAGGACCAAACCAGAAATTTTCCACACTTGCTATTCATGCTGGCGCCGCTCCAGACCCTACAACAGGCGCTAG
This window encodes:
- the rpsI gene encoding 30S ribosomal protein S9 → MAEEIKSLEELGGNSEEAVVSDAPVYVQKLDAQGRAYATGKRKDAVARVWVKPGSGKIIINKKIDTEYFARPVLQMIIRQPLKAADRETQFDIVATVHGGGLSGQAGAIRHGISKALTNYEPALRPVLKKGGFLTRDSRVVERKKYGRAKARRSFQFSKR
- the argC gene encoding N-acetyl-gamma-glutamyl-phosphate reductase, with amino-acid sequence MTAQKIRTVIIGASGYTGGDFMRLAVPHENIELTGLVANTHAGKPVADVFPHLRMAGLPDMVKSDDINWNEVDAAICGLPHGTAQDIISTLSKNVKVIDMSADFRLRDTKIYSEWYGRSHDHEELYKEVAYGLTEHNRDDIKNARIIACPGCYPTAVLMAMLPLVKSEIVKTDNMILNAVSGVSGAGRGLKQNTLFCEAGEGFSPYAIGNHRHTPEIEQEINKAAGLSDLQVTFTPHLVPMSRGELITCYLTLKEGQTISDARDAMEAAYKDEAFIHLAPEGVTPGTQHVRGSNHCLIGLFEGRVENQLIVISTIDNLVKGSAGQALQNFNLAFGIDEQTGLEQLPLFP
- the rplM gene encoding 50S ribosomal protein L13 — its product is MKTFNATPSTIEKKWVLIDAEGLVLGRLASIIAYRLRGKHLATFTPNMDCGDNIVVINADKVVLTGKKRENKTYYWHTGHPGGIKSRKAHQILDGRFPERVLQKAVERMMPGGPLSRKQLTNLRIFTGGEHTHEAQDPQPLDVGAMNDKNNRKG